ATAAAACCCGAACTCCCCGAGTTATGACTTTTCATATAATGCAGTGTTAGTCccaaaaattctaataaaatagGGTAGGCATTTCGTCTGGTCCCGAAGCTTAAAGTGGAGTCATCTATTTCAAAGTGGCCTCAACCTCCCATGCTTGAAATTAACCTGTTCGAATATCATTCATGTCTTTGGTTACAATCTGAGGAATGGAATCTAAATCTGCCGTCAAGTCTTCTGGATTTGATAAAGTAAATAACTATTGCTAATACTCCAAGAAACTATTTGAAATCTAATCGTGCTGGGTGCACCATTCATTGGCCTCGTTTTGGATTCCAGCAATGCAGTTTTTTTCGATTTTTTTAAGTGGCTCAGCAATGAAAAAGTGAGTATTTCAGTCCCCATCTTTAATATAGAGTGTATGTGATCTCTACTTCCACATCCTCTCTTCTTTGTATGTAAGCAAATTTATTTCCTTCTGCAATTGCACAACCTAAAATGAACCTCCTCCTTGTAAAGCTAATCACTCAACCcgtgttatttcttttctcttctttttttcttttttttttctttctccaactTTCTTTGAATATTGCCAAAATAATTCATATTCCATCTAGTCAATTCCTTTTCACAATTTTCCAATTTCCGAATCACCTTTGTATTTTCAGCCCCATGATAGCTAGCTTGCCATACCCCTTCTAATATTTCACCACAACCTTTATCAACCAGCCACATTTCTTCGAActtaaacaattttttctttcgCTGTAATTCTAAGTCTAATAAATCAACCCATAACAGTTTATGATCAGAGGTCATGTTGTTAATATGATGCACTCGAGTACCTGGAAATTCTATAAACCACTCAAGCGAAGCAACTGCTCTGTCCAATCTTTTCCAAATTGACACCCTACTACGATAATGTTTACTCCAAGTGTAAGGGAAGCCTTTGAACCCCAAATCCATAAATTCACATTTGTCTAAAACTTCTCTAAATATTTGCATTTGGTTGTGTGGTCTTAATCTTCCCCCTAACTTCTTAGATTGCTTGGTGATCTCATTGAAATCTATGGCGCAAAACAGTagcggctccaggaatttttccCAAGGTGTCCCTATAAGTTCCCAGGAATTTTTCTCAAGgtaacaaaagaataaacaataaactataagttcatttgaaatattaataaaattattaattattgttgtttagttatttcattaatttgtttgtcttttataaactataatttgttatattgttgtttcattaattataaaattattaattattgtttagcctaacataatttaatttgtttgtcttttataatgtattgattaattaaattattaattattgtttattagttgctttcctcaattaattattagttaattaaattattttttattagttgcaCTAGCATACATCTCATGTGCATTTACTTCCCCCAATTCAAATATCTCACCTGCCCCATGTGTCCATCCACCCCCACCCCACTCAACAATCAAGCCAATGCCCCCAATCACAAGAGCCAACTTCCAataagaaaatttcacaatcacaaatcacaatacacattacactaaaagacaattagaGCTTGTTTGGATTGcatgaaaattgagtgatatcactcagttttcatGATCTATTATCCAAAACAAGTGGTCCCACAAATGGATGATTGTTTGGCTTGGTTTCTAATtattgtttccatcactcaattttctaatttttgagtaatgagttatggaaactaaaaacacattttaattgtttttagtttccaaaactcAGTTTCCAAtgacatttttgtaattatcatCTACAATGTTtgacttttggtttttttttttttttaaacaaagtgaTGAGAACTGAGTGATAGTGGGGTTTGGGAAAATGagatattttaagtgatgagtgatgagtggtgaaaattgagtgatggCAATTTACAAACCAAACAGGCACTTAATatctcaccaacaccaacaccaacagataagataaagccaaattcaaaaagtcaaaaaacaggcaaaatattaataaatttaaaagcttCAGCCAATCACGGTTCAAAAGAATAGAGAGAAAGACTCTCATTCATTTCATTTGAGTGATTTCagataaagagaaagagactgagagactgagagagaaaaagagagagaagttagtaaaataaaatacctCACAGTTTCTCTAACTCACTTTCACAACGCCCCCATAGCTATTTCATAGAAGCTCCTCAAACCCTAAGCTCCACCACCAGAGACTTAAAAGATGCCTCCAAGGCTCGATCCCTCGCAGGTGGTTGATGTGTACGCTCGAGTCACCGGAGGTGAGGTCAGAGCAGCGAGTTCACTCGCTCTAAAGATCGGTCCACTGGGTCTCTCCTCGAAGAAGATCGGAGAAGACACAGCCAATGAAATCGCCAAGGACTGGAAGGGCCTCCGCGTAACGATCAAGCTAATGGTCCAGAACCCTCAGGCCAAGGTGTCTGTGGGGCCCTTTGCCACCGTGCTGCTCATCAAGGTGCTGAAGGAGCCGAAGCGCGATCGAAAGAAGACGAAGAACATCAAGCACAACGGTAAAATCTCGCTCGACAATGTCATCGAGATTGCTAAGGTGATGAAGCCTAGGTTTATGGCGAAGGATCTTAGTGGGACTGTGAAGGAGATTCTGGGAGCTTAGGGTTTGCTTTAGCCTTTAGTGATTTCTAATTTAGTGATTTGAGGTTTTTGATTTAGTGATTTGctaggtttgtttgtttgttttttttttttttttgttgagaatttgCTACCTCTGTAATCTGTTGGGCTTGCTGTGGGCTTGATGTTGGGCTTGCCatctgttgttttttttttttttttttttgagaatctgtgGGCTTGCTActtgctctgttacaattttttttgggctttttttttttgcttgaaggtagaacaaataattttttttttttaatttgagggtgttcctaattttttttaagggtaaacaaataaaaaaaattaattattatatataatttttttttccagtccaggtgttcctaggaacaccctggccATAACGTGGCGCCACCATTGGCACAAAGCTAGGTTAAGAAGTTTTGATCGTGTAAATGACGAAGAAGATCCCATGATTTATGTCTTTCCTAGAATTTTTATTGATTGTAACATCAATATGATTCAGTGATGAAGACTTTACATCAATGTTGATATTATCTTTCCAAAACAACGCCAAACCTCCACCTTTGTTAATTCTTTGAACAAAAAACTTCTTATCAAAACGAATTTGGTCTTTTACGTAGTCTAGCCTTGCTTCGTCTGCCAATGTTTCAGCTAAGAACACGACAAAGGGAGCTTTTTCCTTCACCAATTCTACAAGTTCTTGAACTGCCAgttggttcccaagcccacTGCAGTTCCAAACTACACAACTCATTGCTCTTGGAGGGGTTGGAAGCCAGCCTCCGCCAATACAAAGTAATTTTCTTTGTCAATGTGTGAAACCAGAAATTTCTTGCTCGGTAAGTTACTATGATCAATAACCATGTCTATGGGTTGTTTGGAACCAACAAAATCATCTATGATGAGATAGGTGCCACTAACTGTGCGGTAGAAGTGCTTCCATTTGGCCTGGGTAGTGCCATCAAGGGTATTAGATACTTGCAAAGTGTTGGAAATATCGTGAAAGGGTGTAGCATGATTTTGATGGAGTGGAGGACATGATTTCTTAGCAACTAGAGTTGGAGCACGTGACATACTTTGACTTGCATCCTAGTCATCCCCTAACGTGCCCAAATTAAATGGTGGAGATGCTTCCTTACGTGTTTTGGTAACCGCGGCATGTGCTAAATTCAAGGGATCCTTATAAATCCCAAGATCATCATCAATATCCTTTAGTTGCTAAGAAAAAGAAACTCCTTTATTTTCGAGATCCTGGAAAACAAGAGGTGAATTGTTTTTTCAAACCGTGGACTCGTGGGATTTTAAATTTGGAACTTCCACAAAATCCACCcacatatcaaaattttc
This portion of the Castanea sativa cultivar Marrone di Chiusa Pesio chromosome 7, ASM4071231v1 genome encodes:
- the LOC142642498 gene encoding large ribosomal subunit protein uL11x-like translates to MPPRLDPSQVVDVYARVTGGEVRAASSLALKIGPLGLSSKKIGEDTANEIAKDWKGLRVTIKLMVQNPQAKVSVGPFATVLLIKVLKEPKRDRKKTKNIKHNGKISLDNVIEIAKVMKPRFMAKDLSGTVKEILGA